The Argopecten irradians isolate NY chromosome 6, Ai_NY, whole genome shotgun sequence genome has a window encoding:
- the LOC138325529 gene encoding protein 4.1 homolog isoform X3, producing MTQEGEKTAPTATVEGLEDADEEPVPDKPAENVESPEAIPDVKDKETEKPKTNPKVERRSKPTGKMVMCRVTLLDASTLEIELDKGANGQVLFDKVCTNLNLLEVEYFGLTYLDKDVKYWLSGDKKIAKQLKAGCRWVFEFAVKFYPPEPSHLTEDITRYQLCLQVRVDLYNGKLPCSTVTHALLGSYTVQAELGDYDPVECAAGYLEEFDFAQKQTPDLLKKIHELHKTHKGQSPEEAEGLFLENAKKLAMYGVDLHKAMDSEKVEISLGVCSSGLMVYKDKLRINRFVWPKILKLSYKRNNFYIKIRPTEQDTFENQICFKLNNHKMAKRLWKTCVEHHTFFRLKEAEPPKGGTLFPRFNSKFRYSGRTQKQLKDRTDLVDRPKPEFERTHFKNKSMPYPENKTSKLDDSDDYGKRNSDHPLDENDRMDKKYGDPDAIANAGPPPYTSQELDEHGQRAPGDQSHADRPSGLPPGDESEDRLARERDQNATMTAPDGTTDATELDAGVGLTNVGRKSKRSKEEKEREKREKEEEKKRKKEEEKERKRLEKERKRKEKEGNKPTSEDRSDKLGEGVPTENAGDSYGDAATLPREGIMYAVPPPGGESPEKLQQAGNDKENEGENVDKKDQELDDKDKSQLEEPVSPGGKGKKGKKSKKDKKDKHDHDDKHDLDDKEKQDLSPGWKDKKGKKSKKDKHDDKKDKHDDEKGDDDKHSARGGDKFDFDFDKDRRDAEVEEPVSPGGKGKKGKKDKKDKEKDKKDKEKDKKDKEKDKEKDKKDKDKDKEKDKKDKDKDKKGKGFLGRKRKDSKNRHSGSEPSSPTDIPLPEVTVEPPSPDVTFTTQEITNKEAADEGSSVDPIAIESRRDSDNKNDKKKEVKFLDQCVSDAGSSIDGKQETPITSPTIIISAAPPQPEEEEEQIVMEVVKETETEVKNVEDKAVIDQEVKEEVKVIDQEVKDEEVKEADVVKVDEVKVEAATVQVKVETPAVTVSGVEKDDHIIPDENIEDEVFESETEHAEKIEATLVTEEQNLEMKEVVLSEDKHDTPNEDVIKAETRQEEQTVPDVVQESSSKAEITVSSEAVQEPSTKEEVVEQPVAVQESSAKESPANESVDTEESKDTQADSKVTEVIECEEKVVTVESPPPEKTEQQLKNEDPPPVQEECKDTVETVKEVVHEVDKGEIILPVIVTNEEAENQPKEQAEAGPSSVEEKKEEEEKVDKKELKRKEKEEKQKEKERIRKEKEEKKKEKQEQKKLEKERKKKEKQEKEEQKKLEKERKKKEKEEKKAMAASVTTDEKKEEDDKKEDEKEAEPVETEPKVDPVQVELAAALVQRRGKEDDDEEPEDKEETKETTEDQAQAAAATSETVTEEVAKEPEEEKIEVEAEKETKDKKSKKEKKKKKEKKEKPKKEDKKRNNSATGCFSFMGAKKVDSDQEEIEETPAEELPKEPWVTVEAIEPEEPKEEEVAEEPNRGVGLGWALPGFAEMKERQAAAAAKPVETDNPRSMSASSAKSSSSSSASSTEGEHFPQEPRAPLAEFSEGLSSEGGIDAEGEAALANWPYGKEGSIDRRMQFMPVTAPSTETRNKESEQDTSMPFFDPANTGNSSEGEGTLGKKVPPPVAPKSARLSQMAEEERMKREEEERLRREEEDRQLRLEEERLAQLPPTVATESRKYDPETEETPIATTNVPIVKTETRTVTYEKDGVPVAIEDITLISSQSHSTRTQLSETTTYRAETNGIVETRMEKKVIITEDGDDDIDHDALLAAAIRSVTDMDPNLSVERIEYTKHVDNPTGDTAV from the exons CAGGATGCCGTTGGGTGTTTGAATTTGCAGTAAAATTTTACCCTCCAGAACCGTCACATTTGACAGAGGATATCACAAG ATATCAGCTATGTCTACAGGTCAGAGTGGACTTATATAATggaaa attgCCATGTTCCACAGTAACCCATGCACTACTAGGCTCCTACACAGTACAAGCAGAGCTCGGGGACTACGATCCCGTAGAATGTGCGGCAGGCTACCTTGAAGAGTTCGACTTCGCACAGAAACAGACGCCCGATCTTCTTAAAAAAATACACGAACTCCATAAAACACATAA gGGTCAGTCACCAGAGGAGGCAGAAGGGTTGTTTCTAGAAAATGCAAAGAAATTAGCAATGTACGGTGTAGATCTCCACAAAGCTATG GATTCAGAAAAGGTGGAAATTTCATTAGGTGTGTGTTCCAGTGGCTtgatggtgtacaaagacaaaCTTAGGATTAACAGATTTGTATGGCCCAAAATTCTCAAGCTGTCATACAAACGCAATAACTTTTACATCAAAATTCGTCCTACAGAG CAAGATACATTTGAAAACCAGATATGTTTTAAGTTAAATAACCATAAAATGGCCAAGCGGTTATGGAAGACATGCGTTGAGCACCACACGTTTTTCAG ATTAAAAGAAGCAGAACCTCCCAAAGGAGGCACCCTGTTCCCTCGCTTCAATTCCAAGTTCAGATACTCAGGTCGTACACAGAAACAGTTGAAAGATCGCACAGATCTGGTGGATCGGCCAAAGCCTGAGTTTGAAAGAACACACTTTAAGAACAAATCTATGCCAtatccagaaaataaaacttcaaaactGGATGATAGTGATG ATTATGGCAAGAGAAATTCAGACCACCCACTAGATGAGAATGACCGAATGGATAAGAAGTACGGAGATCCTGACGCTATAGCTAATGCTGGACCTCCGCCTTACACCTCACAAGAGCTGGACGAGCACGGTCAACGAGCGCCAGGAGACCAATCACACGCAGATCGTCCCAGTGGCCTGCCCCCAGGCGATGAGTCTGAGGACAGACTCGCACGGGAAAGGGACCAG AATGCCACAATGACCGCCCCAGATGGCACGACGGACGCCACTGAATTAGACGCTGGAGTAGGCCTCACAAATGTCGGCAGAAAGAGCAAGAGATCCAAGGAGGAAAAGGAGCGCGAAAAACGAGAAAAGGAGGAAGAAAAGAAGAGGAAaaaggaagaagagaaagaaAGGAAACGTTTAGAAAAGGAAAGaaagaggaaagaaaaagaaGGCAATAAACCAACATCAGAAGACAGAAGTGATAAATTA GGAGAAGGCGTACCTACAGAAAATGCTGGAGACAGTTACGGAGATGCCGCTACATTACCCAGG GAGGGGATTATGTATGCTGTCCCTCCCCCAGGAGGAGAATCTCCAGAAAAGCTACAGCAAGCT GGAAATGACAAGGAAAATGAAGGAGAAAATGTGGATAAGAAAGAtcaggaacttgatgacaagGACAAATCGCAGTTGGAGGAGCCTGTTTCTCCGGGTGGGAAGGGGAAAAAAGGGAAAAAGAGTAAGAAAGACAAAAAGGACAAACATGACCACGATGACAAACATGACTTGGACGACAAAGAGAAACAAGATCTTTCCCCTGGCTGGAAAGACAAAAAAGGCAAGAAGAGCAAAAAGGATAAACATGACGATAAGAAAGACAAGCACGACGACGAAAAGGGTGATGATGATAAACATAGTGCTAGGGGTGGGGACAAATTTGACTTTGACTTCGATAAGGACAGACGTGACGCAGAAGTTGAAGAACCTGTTTCTCCTGGGGGGAAGGGCAAAAAGGGGAAAAAAGATAAGAAAGACAAAGAGAAGGATAAGAAGGATAAAGAAAAGGATAAAAAAGACAAAGAGAAGGATAAAGAAAAGGATAAAAAAGACAAAGATAAGGATAAAGAAAAGGATAAAAAAGACAAAGATAAGGATAAAAAGGGGAAAGGGTTTCTGGGCCGAAAGCGAAAGGATTCCAAAAACCGGCACTCCGGCAGTGAGCCTTCGTCACCTACTGACATTCCTCTCCCTGAAGTGACAGTAGAGCCACCGTCACCAGACGTCACCTTCACTACACAG GAAATCACCAATAAAGAGGCAGCAGATGAAGGAAGTAGTGTGGACCCCATCGCCATCGAGTCTCGCAGGGACAGCGATAACAAAAACGATAAAAAGAAAGAAGTGAAGTTTCTGGACCAGTGTGTCTCAGACGCGGGTAGCTCTATTGATGGTAAACAGGAGACCCCCATCACATCTCCCACTATCATTATTTCGGCTGCTCCTCCTCAGCCAGAGGAAGAAGAGGAGCAGATTGTCATGGAGGTTGTCAAGGAGACCGAAACAGAGGTGAAAAATGTGGAGGATAAAGCCGTCATTGACCAAGAGGTTAAGgaggaggtcaaggtcattgaccAAGAGGTTAAAGATGAAGAGGTTAAAGAAGCTGATGTTGTGAAAGTGGATGAGGTAAAAGTCGAAGCAGCAACAGTACAAGTTAAGGTAGAAACACCAGCAGTGACTGTGTCCGGTGTGGAAAAGGATGATCATATTATAcctgatgaaaatattgaagATGAAGTTTTCGAATCTGAAACGGAACATGCAGAGAAAATTGAGGCCACATTAGTAACAGAAGAACAGAACCTTGAAATGAAAGAAGTTGTTTTGTCAGAAGATAAACATGATACTCCTAATGAAGATGTTATTAAAGCCGAGACCAGACAAGAGGAACAAACTGTTCCTGATGTTGTACAAGAATCATCTTCAAAGGCGGAGATCACTGTATCATCCGAGGCTGTACAAGAACCATCCACAAAAGAGGAGGTTGTTGAACAACCCGTGGCTGTGCAAGAATCATCTGCAAAAGAATCTCCAGCAAATGAATCTGTTGATACAGAAGAAAGCAAGGATACACAAGCAGATTCAAAAGTCACAGAGGTGATAGAATGTGAAGAGAAAGTGGTTACAGTCGAGTCACCTCCTCCAGAAAAAACAGAGCAACAGCTGAAAAATGAAGACCCCCCTCCTGTCCAGGAAGAATGCAAGGACACTGTAGAAACTGTAAAGGAGGTTGTTCATGAGGTTGACAAAGGGGAGATCATTCTTCCAGTGATTGTAACTAATGAAGAGGCAGAGAACCAACCCAAAGAACAGGCAGAGGCTGGACCAAGCAGTGTGGAGGAAAAGAAGGAGGAAGAAGAAAAGGTTGACAAGAAAGAACTTAAGAGGAAGGAAAAGGAGgaaaaacaaaaggaaaaggAACGAATTAGAAAGGagaaggaagaaaagaaaaaggaaaaacagGAGCAAAAGAAATTGGAAAAAGAGaggaaaaagaaagagaaaCAAGAAAAGGAAGAACAAAAGAAActtgaaaaagaaagaaagaagaaagaaaaggaGGAAAAGAAAGCAATGGCAGCTAGTGTCACTACAGATGAAAAGAAAGAAGAAGACGATAAGAAAGAGGATGAAAAAGAAGCTGAACCTGTAGAAACTGAACCAAAGGTTGATCCTGTACAGGTCGAGTTGGCAGCTGCTCTGGTGCAGAGGAGAGGCAAAGAGGACGACGATGAGGAGCCAGAGGATAAGGAAGAAACCAAGGAAACCACAGAGGACCAAGCCCAGGCAGCAGCGGCAACATCTGAAACAGTTACAGAAGAAGTGGCAAAGGAACCGGAAGAGGAAAAGATTGAGGTGGAAGCTGAGAAAGagacaaaagataaaaaatctaaaaaggagaaaaagaagaaaaaagagaaaaaagagAAACCTAAAAAAGAAGACAAAAAACGAAACAATAGTGCAACTGGTTGCTTCAGTTTCATGGGAGCTAAAAAGGTGGACAGTGATCAGGAAGAGATTGAGGAGACTCCGGCAGAGGAATTGCCGAAGGAACCCTGGGTCACAGTAGAGGCTATAGAACCAGAG GAGCCTAAAGAAGAAGAGGTTGCAGAGGAACCCAAT AGGGGTGTTGGCCTCGGTTGGGCGTTGCCCGGTTTTGCTGAGATGAAAGAGAGGCAAGCTGCTGCTGCAGCCAAG CCTGTAGAAACAGACAACCCTAGGTCAATGTCAGCCTCATCAGCAAAATCCTCGTCCTCTTCATCAGCAAGCAGCACAGAAGGGGAACACTTTCCGCAAGAGCCGCGGGCTCCTCTAGCGGAGTTTTCGGAGGGGTTGAGTTCGGAG ggAGGCATAGATGCGGAAGGCGAAGCTGCTCTCGCCAACTGGCCGTATGGGAAGGAGGGTTCGATTGACCGACGAATGCAGTTTATGCCTGTAACAGCACCATCTACT GAAACAAGAAACAAAGAAAGTGAGCAGGACACATCTATGCCATTTTTCGACCCTGCAAATACCGGTAATAGCTCAGAAGGGGAAGGAACTCTGGGTAAAAAAGTGCCTCCACCCGTCGCTCCAAAGAGTGCACGCTTGAGTCAGATGGCTGAGGAAGAACGAATGAAgagagaagaagaagaaagacTGAGAAGGGAAGAAGAGGATAGACAATTACGGCTAGAAGAAGAAAGACTAGCACAACTT CCACCCACAGTTGCTACTGAGAGCAGGAAGTATGACCCCGAAACAGAGGAGACACCTATAGCAACCACAAATGTCCCCATAGTAAAAACAGAAACGCGAACGGTCACTTACGAAAAAGATGGTGTGCCGGTGGCTATAGAAGACATCACTTTGATAAGTTCGCAGTCTCATTCAACACGAACACAACTTAGTGAGACAACAACA TATAGAGCAGAGACGAATGGTATCGTGGAGACACGCATGGAGAAAAAAGTGATTATCACCGAGGATGGAGATGATGACATTGACCACGATGCA CTCCTGGCAGCAGCCATCCGCTCCGTAACGGACATGGACCCCAACCTTTCGGTGGAGCGGATAGAATACACTAAGCATGTAGACAACCCTACTGGGGACACTGCCGTTTAA
- the LOC138325529 gene encoding protein 4.1 homolog isoform X4 — translation MTQEGEKTAPTATVEGLEDADEEPVPDKPAENVESPEAIPDVKDKETEKPKTNPKVERRSKPTGKMVMCRVTLLDASTLEIELDKGANGQVLFDKVCTNLNLLEVEYFGLTYLDKDVKYWLSGDKKIAKQLKAGCRWVFEFAVKFYPPEPSHLTEDITRYQLCLQVRVDLYNGKLPCSTVTHALLGSYTVQAELGDYDPVECAAGYLEEFDFAQKQTPDLLKKIHELHKTHKGQSPEEAEGLFLENAKKLAMYGVDLHKAMDSEKVEISLGVCSSGLMVYKDKLRINRFVWPKILKLSYKRNNFYIKIRPTEQDTFENQICFKLNNHKMAKRLWKTCVEHHTFFRLKEAEPPKGGTLFPRFNSKFRYSGRTQKQLKDRTDLVDRPKPEFERTHFKNKSMPYPENKTSKLDDSDDYGKRNSDHPLDENDRMDKKYGDPDAIANAGPPPYTSQELDEHGQRAPGDQSHADRPSGLPPGDESEDRLARERDQNATMTAPDGTTDATELDAGVGLTNVGRKSKRSKEEKEREKREKEEEKKRKKEEEKERKRLEKERKRKEKEGNKPTSEDRSDKLGEGVPTENAGDSYGDAATLPREGIMYAVPPPGGESPEKLQQAGNDKENEGENVDKKDQELDDKDKSQLEEPVSPGGKGKKGKKSKKDKKDKHDHDDKHDLDDKEKQDLSPGWKDKKGKKSKKDKHDDKKDKHDDEKGDDDKHSARGGDKFDFDFDKDRRDAEVEEPVSPGGKGKKGKKDKKDKEKDKKDKEKDKKDKEKDKEKDKKDKDKDKEKDKKDKDKDKKGKGFLGRKRKDSKNRHSGSEPSSPTDIPLPEVTVEPPSPDVTFTTQEITNKEAADEGSSVDPIAIESRRDSDNKNDKKKEVKFLDQCVSDAGSSIDGKQETPITSPTIIISAAPPQPEEEEEQIVMEVVKETETEVKNVEDKAVIDQEVKEEVKVIDQEVKDEEVKEADVVKVDEVKVEAATVQVKVETPAVTVSGVEKDDHIIPDENIEDEVFESETEHAEKIEATLVTEEQNLEMKEVVLSEDKHDTPNEDVIKAETRQEEQTVPDVVQESSSKAEITVSSEAVQEPSTKEEVVEQPVAVQESSAKESPANESVDTEESKDTQADSKVTEVIECEEKVVTVESPPPEKTEQQLKNEDPPPVQEECKDTVETVKEVVHEVDKGEIILPVIVTNEEAENQPKEQAEAGPSSVEEKKEEEEKVDKKELKRKEKEEKQKEKERIRKEKEEKKKEKQEQKKLEKERKKKEKQEKEEQKKLEKERKKKEKEEKKAMAASVTTDEKKEEDDKKEDEKEAEPVETEPKVDPVQVELAAALVQRRGKEDDDEEPEDKEETKETTEDQAQAAAATSETVTEEVAKEPEEEKIEVEAEKETKDKKSKKEKKKKKEKKEKPKKEDKKRNNSATGCFSFMGAKKVDSDQEEIEETPAEELPKEPWVTVEAIEPEPVETDNPRSMSASSAKSSSSSSASSTEGEHFPQEPRAPLAEFSEGLSSEGGIDAEGEAALANWPYGKEGSIDRRMQFMPVTAPSTETRNKESEQDTSMPFFDPANTGNSSEGEGTLGKKVPPPVAPKSARLSQMAEEERMKREEEERLRREEEDRQLRLEEERLAQLPPTVATESRKYDPETEETPIATTNVPIVKTETRTVTYEKDGVPVAIEDITLISSQSHSTRTQLSETTTYRAETNGIVETRMEKKVIITEDGDDDIDHDALLAAAIRSVTDMDPNLSVERIEYTKHVDNPTGDTAV, via the exons CAGGATGCCGTTGGGTGTTTGAATTTGCAGTAAAATTTTACCCTCCAGAACCGTCACATTTGACAGAGGATATCACAAG ATATCAGCTATGTCTACAGGTCAGAGTGGACTTATATAATggaaa attgCCATGTTCCACAGTAACCCATGCACTACTAGGCTCCTACACAGTACAAGCAGAGCTCGGGGACTACGATCCCGTAGAATGTGCGGCAGGCTACCTTGAAGAGTTCGACTTCGCACAGAAACAGACGCCCGATCTTCTTAAAAAAATACACGAACTCCATAAAACACATAA gGGTCAGTCACCAGAGGAGGCAGAAGGGTTGTTTCTAGAAAATGCAAAGAAATTAGCAATGTACGGTGTAGATCTCCACAAAGCTATG GATTCAGAAAAGGTGGAAATTTCATTAGGTGTGTGTTCCAGTGGCTtgatggtgtacaaagacaaaCTTAGGATTAACAGATTTGTATGGCCCAAAATTCTCAAGCTGTCATACAAACGCAATAACTTTTACATCAAAATTCGTCCTACAGAG CAAGATACATTTGAAAACCAGATATGTTTTAAGTTAAATAACCATAAAATGGCCAAGCGGTTATGGAAGACATGCGTTGAGCACCACACGTTTTTCAG ATTAAAAGAAGCAGAACCTCCCAAAGGAGGCACCCTGTTCCCTCGCTTCAATTCCAAGTTCAGATACTCAGGTCGTACACAGAAACAGTTGAAAGATCGCACAGATCTGGTGGATCGGCCAAAGCCTGAGTTTGAAAGAACACACTTTAAGAACAAATCTATGCCAtatccagaaaataaaacttcaaaactGGATGATAGTGATG ATTATGGCAAGAGAAATTCAGACCACCCACTAGATGAGAATGACCGAATGGATAAGAAGTACGGAGATCCTGACGCTATAGCTAATGCTGGACCTCCGCCTTACACCTCACAAGAGCTGGACGAGCACGGTCAACGAGCGCCAGGAGACCAATCACACGCAGATCGTCCCAGTGGCCTGCCCCCAGGCGATGAGTCTGAGGACAGACTCGCACGGGAAAGGGACCAG AATGCCACAATGACCGCCCCAGATGGCACGACGGACGCCACTGAATTAGACGCTGGAGTAGGCCTCACAAATGTCGGCAGAAAGAGCAAGAGATCCAAGGAGGAAAAGGAGCGCGAAAAACGAGAAAAGGAGGAAGAAAAGAAGAGGAAaaaggaagaagagaaagaaAGGAAACGTTTAGAAAAGGAAAGaaagaggaaagaaaaagaaGGCAATAAACCAACATCAGAAGACAGAAGTGATAAATTA GGAGAAGGCGTACCTACAGAAAATGCTGGAGACAGTTACGGAGATGCCGCTACATTACCCAGG GAGGGGATTATGTATGCTGTCCCTCCCCCAGGAGGAGAATCTCCAGAAAAGCTACAGCAAGCT GGAAATGACAAGGAAAATGAAGGAGAAAATGTGGATAAGAAAGAtcaggaacttgatgacaagGACAAATCGCAGTTGGAGGAGCCTGTTTCTCCGGGTGGGAAGGGGAAAAAAGGGAAAAAGAGTAAGAAAGACAAAAAGGACAAACATGACCACGATGACAAACATGACTTGGACGACAAAGAGAAACAAGATCTTTCCCCTGGCTGGAAAGACAAAAAAGGCAAGAAGAGCAAAAAGGATAAACATGACGATAAGAAAGACAAGCACGACGACGAAAAGGGTGATGATGATAAACATAGTGCTAGGGGTGGGGACAAATTTGACTTTGACTTCGATAAGGACAGACGTGACGCAGAAGTTGAAGAACCTGTTTCTCCTGGGGGGAAGGGCAAAAAGGGGAAAAAAGATAAGAAAGACAAAGAGAAGGATAAGAAGGATAAAGAAAAGGATAAAAAAGACAAAGAGAAGGATAAAGAAAAGGATAAAAAAGACAAAGATAAGGATAAAGAAAAGGATAAAAAAGACAAAGATAAGGATAAAAAGGGGAAAGGGTTTCTGGGCCGAAAGCGAAAGGATTCCAAAAACCGGCACTCCGGCAGTGAGCCTTCGTCACCTACTGACATTCCTCTCCCTGAAGTGACAGTAGAGCCACCGTCACCAGACGTCACCTTCACTACACAG GAAATCACCAATAAAGAGGCAGCAGATGAAGGAAGTAGTGTGGACCCCATCGCCATCGAGTCTCGCAGGGACAGCGATAACAAAAACGATAAAAAGAAAGAAGTGAAGTTTCTGGACCAGTGTGTCTCAGACGCGGGTAGCTCTATTGATGGTAAACAGGAGACCCCCATCACATCTCCCACTATCATTATTTCGGCTGCTCCTCCTCAGCCAGAGGAAGAAGAGGAGCAGATTGTCATGGAGGTTGTCAAGGAGACCGAAACAGAGGTGAAAAATGTGGAGGATAAAGCCGTCATTGACCAAGAGGTTAAGgaggaggtcaaggtcattgaccAAGAGGTTAAAGATGAAGAGGTTAAAGAAGCTGATGTTGTGAAAGTGGATGAGGTAAAAGTCGAAGCAGCAACAGTACAAGTTAAGGTAGAAACACCAGCAGTGACTGTGTCCGGTGTGGAAAAGGATGATCATATTATAcctgatgaaaatattgaagATGAAGTTTTCGAATCTGAAACGGAACATGCAGAGAAAATTGAGGCCACATTAGTAACAGAAGAACAGAACCTTGAAATGAAAGAAGTTGTTTTGTCAGAAGATAAACATGATACTCCTAATGAAGATGTTATTAAAGCCGAGACCAGACAAGAGGAACAAACTGTTCCTGATGTTGTACAAGAATCATCTTCAAAGGCGGAGATCACTGTATCATCCGAGGCTGTACAAGAACCATCCACAAAAGAGGAGGTTGTTGAACAACCCGTGGCTGTGCAAGAATCATCTGCAAAAGAATCTCCAGCAAATGAATCTGTTGATACAGAAGAAAGCAAGGATACACAAGCAGATTCAAAAGTCACAGAGGTGATAGAATGTGAAGAGAAAGTGGTTACAGTCGAGTCACCTCCTCCAGAAAAAACAGAGCAACAGCTGAAAAATGAAGACCCCCCTCCTGTCCAGGAAGAATGCAAGGACACTGTAGAAACTGTAAAGGAGGTTGTTCATGAGGTTGACAAAGGGGAGATCATTCTTCCAGTGATTGTAACTAATGAAGAGGCAGAGAACCAACCCAAAGAACAGGCAGAGGCTGGACCAAGCAGTGTGGAGGAAAAGAAGGAGGAAGAAGAAAAGGTTGACAAGAAAGAACTTAAGAGGAAGGAAAAGGAGgaaaaacaaaaggaaaaggAACGAATTAGAAAGGagaaggaagaaaagaaaaaggaaaaacagGAGCAAAAGAAATTGGAAAAAGAGaggaaaaagaaagagaaaCAAGAAAAGGAAGAACAAAAGAAActtgaaaaagaaagaaagaagaaagaaaaggaGGAAAAGAAAGCAATGGCAGCTAGTGTCACTACAGATGAAAAGAAAGAAGAAGACGATAAGAAAGAGGATGAAAAAGAAGCTGAACCTGTAGAAACTGAACCAAAGGTTGATCCTGTACAGGTCGAGTTGGCAGCTGCTCTGGTGCAGAGGAGAGGCAAAGAGGACGACGATGAGGAGCCAGAGGATAAGGAAGAAACCAAGGAAACCACAGAGGACCAAGCCCAGGCAGCAGCGGCAACATCTGAAACAGTTACAGAAGAAGTGGCAAAGGAACCGGAAGAGGAAAAGATTGAGGTGGAAGCTGAGAAAGagacaaaagataaaaaatctaaaaaggagaaaaagaagaaaaaagagaaaaaagagAAACCTAAAAAAGAAGACAAAAAACGAAACAATAGTGCAACTGGTTGCTTCAGTTTCATGGGAGCTAAAAAGGTGGACAGTGATCAGGAAGAGATTGAGGAGACTCCGGCAGAGGAATTGCCGAAGGAACCCTGGGTCACAGTAGAGGCTATAGAACCAGAG CCTGTAGAAACAGACAACCCTAGGTCAATGTCAGCCTCATCAGCAAAATCCTCGTCCTCTTCATCAGCAAGCAGCACAGAAGGGGAACACTTTCCGCAAGAGCCGCGGGCTCCTCTAGCGGAGTTTTCGGAGGGGTTGAGTTCGGAG ggAGGCATAGATGCGGAAGGCGAAGCTGCTCTCGCCAACTGGCCGTATGGGAAGGAGGGTTCGATTGACCGACGAATGCAGTTTATGCCTGTAACAGCACCATCTACT GAAACAAGAAACAAAGAAAGTGAGCAGGACACATCTATGCCATTTTTCGACCCTGCAAATACCGGTAATAGCTCAGAAGGGGAAGGAACTCTGGGTAAAAAAGTGCCTCCACCCGTCGCTCCAAAGAGTGCACGCTTGAGTCAGATGGCTGAGGAAGAACGAATGAAgagagaagaagaagaaagacTGAGAAGGGAAGAAGAGGATAGACAATTACGGCTAGAAGAAGAAAGACTAGCACAACTT CCACCCACAGTTGCTACTGAGAGCAGGAAGTATGACCCCGAAACAGAGGAGACACCTATAGCAACCACAAATGTCCCCATAGTAAAAACAGAAACGCGAACGGTCACTTACGAAAAAGATGGTGTGCCGGTGGCTATAGAAGACATCACTTTGATAAGTTCGCAGTCTCATTCAACACGAACACAACTTAGTGAGACAACAACA TATAGAGCAGAGACGAATGGTATCGTGGAGACACGCATGGAGAAAAAAGTGATTATCACCGAGGATGGAGATGATGACATTGACCACGATGCA CTCCTGGCAGCAGCCATCCGCTCCGTAACGGACATGGACCCCAACCTTTCGGTGGAGCGGATAGAATACACTAAGCATGTAGACAACCCTACTGGGGACACTGCCGTTTAA